The genomic DNA TTTCGCCTGCTGCGGGGGGCAGGGGTAAGGGGGCTGGCAGCGATGCCACGGCAACGGCCTTTGGGCCGGGGGCATCTGCTGCGGCCCTTGCTCGATGTGTCCCGTGCCGAGCTGGAGGCCTATGCGACACAACAGGGATTGAGCTGGATCGACGACCCGTCCAACGACGATCACCGATACGCACGCAACTACCTGCGCCAGCGGATTTTTCCGGCGCTGACCGAACACTGGCCGCAAGCCTCGGCGACACTGGCTCGCAGCGCTGGACACATGGGCGAAGCCCAAGGTTTGCTGGACGATTTGGCGCGGATCGACTTGGCCCAGGCCGCGTCCCCAGGTGCATTCGACTGGCTTGGGCTGCAATCCCTGGCGCTGGCGCCGTTGCGGGCGTTGTCGCCGGCCCGTCAGCGCAACGCGTTGAGCTACTGGCTGGCACCGATGACCCTGCTGCCCGACAGCGATCACTGGGCGGGCTGGGACTCGTTGCGCGATGCCGCCGACGATGCCCGGCCAATCTGGCGCCTGGCCGGCGGTGAGCTGCACCGGGCCGCCGGGCGGGTCTGGTGGTTATCCGACCACTGGCTATGTTCGCCGTCAGGCGCCGTCGACTGGGCGGATCCGGCGCTGGCGCTGCGCTTGCCGGACAATGGTCGGGTGGTGCTCAACGGCACGCCGCCTGCGGGGCCGCTCAGCGTGCGCTATCGTCAAGGCGGCGAGGTGCTGGCGTTAGCGGGTCGTGGTCATCGTGATCTCAAACGCTTGCTCAATGAAAAGGCCGTGCCGGCGTTCGTTCGCGGCCGATTGCCGCTGCTCTATCAAGGCGAGCAATTGCTGGCGGTGGCTAACCTGGCCGGGCTCGATGCACAGGCTGATGGCAGTTGGCAATTGATCTGGACGCCAGGAAGCCAAGATCTGGGTTTGAGCTGAAAGGGGCTTTCCGGTAGACTACGCTCCCTTCTTGATACAACTTCTGTGGATTCGCCTGAATTGCAGGAGTTGCCGATTACCAAGCAGTCTTTGCTGGGCGATTCCAAAAAATGTGTAGCGAGCAACGTACCGGTGATTTCACTTCCGGTCTGTCCCAACGCGGCGGTTTTTTTGAAAGGTGCACTGTGATTAATGCAGGTGATCGGGGGCTTCGGCCTTCCTTCGCTTTCCCCGGCGGCTCGGACCGCTTTAACGCAGACTTCTAGGGTTTTTCATGACGCGCTACATATTCGTCACGGGCGGTGTTGTTTCTTCATTGGGGAAAGGCATTGCCTCGGCTTCATTGGCGGCCATCCTGGAGGCGCGGGGACTTAAGGTCACCATGCTCAAGCTGGACCCGTACATCAACGTCGACCCGGGCACCATGAGCCCGTTCCAGCACGGTGAAGTGTTCGTCACCCACGACGGCGCCGAGACCGACCTGGACCTGGGCCACTACGAGCGGTTCATCCGCACGACCATGACCCAGAACAACAACTTCACCACCGGCCGTGTCTACGAGCACGTGCTGCGCAAGGAGCGTCGTGGTGACTACCTGGGCGCGACCATACAGGTCATCCCGCACATCACCGACGAAATCAAGCGCCGCATCATCAAGGGTGCCGGCGATGCCGACGTGGCGATGGTCGAAATCGGCGGTACCGTGGGCGATATCGAGTCCCAGCCGTTCCTGGAAGCCATCCGCCAGTTGCGTTTCGAAATCGGCGCCAAGC from Pseudomonas beijingensis includes the following:
- the tilS gene encoding tRNA lysidine(34) synthetase TilS yields the protein MNTSIDLPTRLLTQLSPWRNAATWRIAFSGGLDSTVLLHLLVSLAKTQTLPPLSAIHVHHGLQAVAEAWPDHCRSFCKALGVPLEVVSVQVQPGASVERAAREARYGAFVAAIHDNEVLLTAQHRDDQAETLLFRLLRGAGVRGLAAMPRQRPLGRGHLLRPLLDVSRAELEAYATQQGLSWIDDPSNDDHRYARNYLRQRIFPALTEHWPQASATLARSAGHMGEAQGLLDDLARIDLAQAASPGAFDWLGLQSLALAPLRALSPARQRNALSYWLAPMTLLPDSDHWAGWDSLRDAADDARPIWRLAGGELHRAAGRVWWLSDHWLCSPSGAVDWADPALALRLPDNGRVVLNGTPPAGPLSVRYRQGGEVLALAGRGHRDLKRLLNEKAVPAFVRGRLPLLYQGEQLLAVANLAGLDAQADGSWQLIWTPGSQDLGLS